From Oncorhynchus tshawytscha isolate Ot180627B linkage group LG11, Otsh_v2.0, whole genome shotgun sequence, the proteins below share one genomic window:
- the LOC112261405 gene encoding AH receptor-interacting protein isoform X2, with translation MEELAIKLLAEGIQKKVVSPGKGELSTFPDGTKVIFHYRSSLCDGTVLDDSRTMGGRSKPMELILGKKFKLAVWERVIATMREEEVADFTCDVKHTALYPLVSQSLRNISAGKDPLEGQRHCCGIAQIHSHHSLGHCDLDQLQANPHPLVFTLELMEVLTPGSFRLDIWAMTDEEKLEVVPQIHVEGNALYKKGDVKEAAEKYHNAIACLKNLQMKERPGEEGWIKLDLMITPLMLNYCQCQLVQDNMKAYFKRAKAHAAVWNETEARADFAKVVELDLSLGLSVAKELRAMEERIRSKEKEEKGRYKSLFSYDSNVLATATTG, from the exons ATGGAGGAACTGGCTATCAAGCTACTCGCAGAAGGCATTCAGAAGAAAGTGGTCAGTCCAGGCAAAGGAGAGCTTTCAACGTTTCCTGATGGGACCAAG GTGATATTCCACTACCGCTCCAGCCTGTGTGATGGCACGGTGCTGGATGACTCCAGGACCATGGGGGGCCGGAGCAAGCCCATGGAACTCATCTTGGGAAAGAAGTTCAAGCTGGCCGTGTGGGAGCGAGTCATTGCCACCATGAGGGAGGAAGAAGTGGCAGATTTCACATGTGACGTCAAG CACACAGCCCTGTACCCGCTGGTGTCCCAGTCCCTGAGGAACATCAGTGCAGGGAAGGACCCCCTGGAGGGCCAGAGACACTGCTGTGGCATCGCTCAAATCCACTCACACCACTCCCTGGGCCACTGTGACCTGGACCAGCTCCAGGCCAACCCTCATCCCCTGGTCTTCACCCTGGAGCTCATGGAG GTTTTGACGCCCGGCTCGTTCAGACTGGACATCTGGGCGATGACGGACGAGGAGAAGCTAGAGGTGGTGCCTCAGATCCACGTGGAAGGTAACGCCCTGTACAAGAAGGGCGACGTGAAGGAGGCGGCCGAGAAGTACCACAATGCCATCGCCTGTCTAAAGAATCTGCAGATGAAG GAGCGTCCGGGCGAAGAGGGCTGGATCAAGCTGGACCTCATGATCACGCCCCTGATGCTGAACTACTGCCAGTGTCAGCTGGTCCAGG ACAACATGAAGGCCTACTTCAAGCGGGCCAAGGCCCACGCGGCAGTGTGGAACGAGACAGAGGCGCGGGCGGATTTTGCCAAGGTGGTGGAGCTGGACCTGTCGCTGGGGCTCTCGGTGGCTAAGGAGCTGAGGGCCATGGAGGAGAGGATCCGTTccaaggagaaggaggagaagggccGCTACAAGAGTCTGTTCAGCTACGACAGCAACGTCCTGGCCACCGCTACCACG GGCTGA
- the LOC112234439 gene encoding cyclin-dependent kinase 2-associated protein 2 has translation MSYKPIAPAPSGSNHTPPGSSVPSPSLPSNFRPAFSDFGPPSMGFVQPVKVSQGSTYSELLSVIEEMSREIRPTYAGSKSAMERLKRGIIHARALVRECLAETERSART, from the exons ATGAGCTACAAACCCATCGCCCCTGCTCCGTCCGGCTCCAACCACACCCCGCCAG GCTCCAGTGTgccctccccctcactcccctccAACTTCAGACCAGCGTTCAGTGATTTTGGCCCGCCGTCGATGGGCTTCGTTCAG ccagtGAAAGTGTCTCAGGGCTCAACCTACAGCGAGCTGCTGTCAGTTATCGAGGAGATGAGTCGCGAGATCCGCCCCACCTACGCCGGGAGCAAGAGCGCCATGGAGAGGCTAAAGAGAG GTATCATTCACGCGAGGGCGCTGGTCAGGGAGTGTCTggcggagacagagaggagcgctCGCACATAA
- the LOC112261405 gene encoding AH receptor-interacting protein isoform X1, translated as MEELAIKLLAEGIQKKVVSPGKGELSTFPDGTKVIFHYRSSLCDGTVLDDSRTMGGRSKPMELILGKKFKLAVWERVIATMREEEVADFTCDVKHTALYPLVSQSLRNISAGKDPLEGQRHCCGIAQIHSHHSLGHCDLDQLQANPHPLVFTLELMEVLTPGSFRLDIWAMTDEEKLEVVPQIHVEGNALYKKGDVKEAAEKYHNAIACLKNLQMKERPGEEGWIKLDLMITPLMLNYCQCQLVQGQYYEVLDHCSSIISKYEDNMKAYFKRAKAHAAVWNETEARADFAKVVELDLSLGLSVAKELRAMEERIRSKEKEEKGRYKSLFSYDSNVLATATTG; from the exons ATGGAGGAACTGGCTATCAAGCTACTCGCAGAAGGCATTCAGAAGAAAGTGGTCAGTCCAGGCAAAGGAGAGCTTTCAACGTTTCCTGATGGGACCAAG GTGATATTCCACTACCGCTCCAGCCTGTGTGATGGCACGGTGCTGGATGACTCCAGGACCATGGGGGGCCGGAGCAAGCCCATGGAACTCATCTTGGGAAAGAAGTTCAAGCTGGCCGTGTGGGAGCGAGTCATTGCCACCATGAGGGAGGAAGAAGTGGCAGATTTCACATGTGACGTCAAG CACACAGCCCTGTACCCGCTGGTGTCCCAGTCCCTGAGGAACATCAGTGCAGGGAAGGACCCCCTGGAGGGCCAGAGACACTGCTGTGGCATCGCTCAAATCCACTCACACCACTCCCTGGGCCACTGTGACCTGGACCAGCTCCAGGCCAACCCTCATCCCCTGGTCTTCACCCTGGAGCTCATGGAG GTTTTGACGCCCGGCTCGTTCAGACTGGACATCTGGGCGATGACGGACGAGGAGAAGCTAGAGGTGGTGCCTCAGATCCACGTGGAAGGTAACGCCCTGTACAAGAAGGGCGACGTGAAGGAGGCGGCCGAGAAGTACCACAATGCCATCGCCTGTCTAAAGAATCTGCAGATGAAG GAGCGTCCGGGCGAAGAGGGCTGGATCAAGCTGGACCTCATGATCACGCCCCTGATGCTGAACTACTGCCAGTGTCAGCTGGTCCAGGGTCAGTACTACGAGGTGCTGGACCACTGCTCCTCCATCATCTCCAAATACGAGG ACAACATGAAGGCCTACTTCAAGCGGGCCAAGGCCCACGCGGCAGTGTGGAACGAGACAGAGGCGCGGGCGGATTTTGCCAAGGTGGTGGAGCTGGACCTGTCGCTGGGGCTCTCGGTGGCTAAGGAGCTGAGGGCCATGGAGGAGAGGATCCGTTccaaggagaaggaggagaagggccGCTACAAGAGTCTGTTCAGCTACGACAGCAACGTCCTGGCCACCGCTACCACG GGCTGA
- the LOC112234472 gene encoding probable G-protein coupled receptor 83, whose protein sequence is MCHISRFVQYCSLHVSTLTLTAIALDRRQVILHPLRPRMSPARGVVCVILIWVMASCFSLPHAIYQELLTFVYSKEKVRSLCVPDFPEPSDVYWQCIDLLTFILLYVLPLLIITAAYSTVARRLWRRNAIGDTTTAQFAVQRRKRRRTLAMLLVVVGVFAVCWFPLNCYVVLLSSQAIQSSNALYFCFHWLAMSSTCYNPFIYCCLNPAFRQELRLRLGMCRKRGRGGVGPVLVAPPSCALCHRAAWPESRTCSRPLHASSHPSRASSRPSHSSSSHQLPKDRHVLFSARHANKTDILSVEPIVAVS, encoded by the exons ATGTGCCACATCAGCCGGTTCGTCCAGTATTGCTCCCTGCACGTATCCACACTCACGCTCACGGCAATCGCGCTGGACAGACGCCAG gTCATTCTCCACCCTCTGAGGCCCCGCATGTCCCCGGCtcgtggtgttgtgtgtgtgattcttATCTGGGTCATGGCCAGCTGCTTCTCCTTGCCTCATGCCATCTACCAGGAGCTCCTAACCTTCgtgtacag TAAGGAGAAGGTGCGCAGCCTTTGTGTCCCCGACTTCCCCGAGCCCTCTGACGTCTATTGGCAGTGCATTGACCTCCTCACCTTCATCCTCCTCTACGTCCTACCCCTCCTCATCATCACCGCCGCCTACTCAACCGTGGCACGCCGCCTGTGGCGCCGTAACGCTATCGGGGACACCACCACTGCGCAGTTCGCTGTGCAACGTCGGAAGCGGCGGCGCACCCTGGCTATGTTGTTGGTGGTTGTTGGGGTGTTCGCGGTATGCTGGTTCCCTCTGAACTGCTACGTGGTGCTTCTCTCCAGCCAGGCCATTCAGTCATCCAATGCCTTGTATTTCTGTTTTCATTGGCTGGCGATGAGCTCGACGTGTTACAATCCCTTCATCTACTGTTGTCTGAATCCCGCCTTCCGCCAGGAGCTAAGGCTGCGATTGGGCATGTGCCGGAAGAGGGGGCGTGGAGGGGTGGGGCCGGTGCTGGTGGCTCCACCCTCCTGCGCACTCTGCCACAGAGCTGCCTGGCCGGAGAGCCGCACCTGTTCTCGGCCTCTTCACGCCTCTTCACACCCGAGCCGCGCCTCCTCTCGGCCAAGCCACTCCTCGTCCTCTCACCAGCTTCCTAAAGACAGGCATGTCCTTTTCTCTGCTAGACATGCCAATAAAACAGACATCCTATCAGTGGAGCCTATAGTAGCTGTCAGTTAA
- the LOC112261405 gene encoding AH receptor-interacting protein isoform X3 translates to MGGRSKPMELILGKKFKLAVWERVIATMREEEVADFTCDVKHTALYPLVSQSLRNISAGKDPLEGQRHCCGIAQIHSHHSLGHCDLDQLQANPHPLVFTLELMEVLTPGSFRLDIWAMTDEEKLEVVPQIHVEGNALYKKGDVKEAAEKYHNAIACLKNLQMKERPGEEGWIKLDLMITPLMLNYCQCQLVQGQYYEVLDHCSSIISKYEDNMKAYFKRAKAHAAVWNETEARADFAKVVELDLSLGLSVAKELRAMEERIRSKEKEEKGRYKSLFSYDSNVLATATTG, encoded by the exons ATGGGGGGCCGGAGCAAGCCCATGGAACTCATCTTGGGAAAGAAGTTCAAGCTGGCCGTGTGGGAGCGAGTCATTGCCACCATGAGGGAGGAAGAAGTGGCAGATTTCACATGTGACGTCAAG CACACAGCCCTGTACCCGCTGGTGTCCCAGTCCCTGAGGAACATCAGTGCAGGGAAGGACCCCCTGGAGGGCCAGAGACACTGCTGTGGCATCGCTCAAATCCACTCACACCACTCCCTGGGCCACTGTGACCTGGACCAGCTCCAGGCCAACCCTCATCCCCTGGTCTTCACCCTGGAGCTCATGGAG GTTTTGACGCCCGGCTCGTTCAGACTGGACATCTGGGCGATGACGGACGAGGAGAAGCTAGAGGTGGTGCCTCAGATCCACGTGGAAGGTAACGCCCTGTACAAGAAGGGCGACGTGAAGGAGGCGGCCGAGAAGTACCACAATGCCATCGCCTGTCTAAAGAATCTGCAGATGAAG GAGCGTCCGGGCGAAGAGGGCTGGATCAAGCTGGACCTCATGATCACGCCCCTGATGCTGAACTACTGCCAGTGTCAGCTGGTCCAGGGTCAGTACTACGAGGTGCTGGACCACTGCTCCTCCATCATCTCCAAATACGAGG ACAACATGAAGGCCTACTTCAAGCGGGCCAAGGCCCACGCGGCAGTGTGGAACGAGACAGAGGCGCGGGCGGATTTTGCCAAGGTGGTGGAGCTGGACCTGTCGCTGGGGCTCTCGGTGGCTAAGGAGCTGAGGGCCATGGAGGAGAGGATCCGTTccaaggagaaggaggagaagggccGCTACAAGAGTCTGTTCAGCTACGACAGCAACGTCCTGGCCACCGCTACCACG GGCTGA
- the LOC112262275 gene encoding probable G-protein coupled receptor 83: MRVACLWLSLTYLVPSLDGLGAREYNNSTIFGGGLFVDAEGLLNLSAPYTPNLTNVFSLDLDDGTLADWRSMAVKNCYGGESHNRTVKSLLVLAYSFIIVISLFGNTLVCHVVIKNKRMHSATSLFIINLAVADILITLLNMPFTLVRIGPET, translated from the coding sequence ATGCGAGTTGCGTGTCTGTGGCTGTCCCTCACCTATTTGGTCCCCAGCCTCGACGGGTTGGGGGCACGGGAATACAACAACTCAACCATTTTCGGCGGGGGTCTATTTGTGGATGCAGAAGGGCTGCTGAACCTGTCAGCTCCGTATACGCCCAACCTGACAAATGTCTTCTCGCTTGACCTGGACGACGGCACGCTCGCGGACTGGCGCTCCATGGCAGTTAAGAATTGCTACGGTGGAGAGTCCCATAACCGGACCGTGAAATCCCTACTGGTCCTGGCTTACTCGTTCATCATTGTCATCTCGCTGTTCGGAAACACGCTGGTGTGCCATGTGGTGATCAAGAACAAGCGGATGCACTCCGCCACGAGTCTGTTCATCATTaacctcgcagtggcagacattCTTATAACGCTGCTCAACATGCCCTTTACTTTGGTGCGAATCGGACCGGAGACATGA